In Nostoc sphaeroides, the genomic window AAAGACAAATACCCGCGAGTGCTTCGCCAACAATTACGAATTACAAATTAGTTGGCAACTGGATAGCCAGCAGCAGCCAATGCTTCCTTAATTACTGTTTCTGATGCTTGAGTTTCTACACTGACAAGCTTGGTTGTTGGATCAGCCTGAACGCTAGCATTGGC contains:
- a CDS encoding heavy-metal-associated domain-containing protein gives rise to the protein MTLQLTVPNMACSVCASTITKALQAVDANASVQADPTTKLVSVETQASETVIKEALAAAGYPVAN